The Gorilla gorilla gorilla isolate KB3781 chromosome 17, NHGRI_mGorGor1-v2.1_pri, whole genome shotgun sequence genome contains a region encoding:
- the LOC101127500 gene encoding myosin regulatory light chain 12A isoform X2, translating to MSSKRTKTKTKKRPQRATSNVFAMFDQSQIQEFKEAFNMIDQNRDGFIDKEDLHDMLASLGKNPTDEYLDAMMNEAPGPINFTMFLTMFGEKLNGTDPEDVIRNAFACFDEEATGTIQEDYLRELLTTMGDRFTDEEVDELYREAPIDKKGNFNYIEFTRILKHGAKDKDD from the exons ATGTcgagcaaaagaacaaagaccAAGACCAAGAAGCGCCCTCAGCGTGCAACATCCAATGTGTTTGCTATGTTTGACCAGTCACAGATTCAGGAGTTCAAAGAGGCCTTCAACATGATTGATCAGAACAGAGATGGTTTCATCGACAAGGAAGATTTGCATGATATGCTTGCTTCATTGG ggAAGAATCCAACTGATGAGTATCTAGATGCCATGATGAATGAGGCTCCAGGCCCCATCAATTTCACCATGTTCCTCACCATGTTTGGTGAGAAGTTAAATGGCACAGATCCTGAAGATGTCATCAGAAATGCCTTTGCTTGCTTTGATGAAGAAGCAACTG GCACCAttcaggaagattacttgagagAGCTGCTGACAACCATGGGGGATCGGTTTACGGATGAAGAAGTGGATGAGCTGTACAGAGAAGCACCTATTGATAAAAAGGGGAATTTCAATTACATTGAGTTCACACGCATCCTGAAACATGGAGCGAAAGACAAAGATGACTGA
- the LOC101127500 gene encoding myosin regulatory light chain 12A isoform X1, with product MDLTTTMSSKRTKTKTKKRPQRATSNVFAMFDQSQIQEFKEAFNMIDQNRDGFIDKEDLHDMLASLGKNPTDEYLDAMMNEAPGPINFTMFLTMFGEKLNGTDPEDVIRNAFACFDEEATGTIQEDYLRELLTTMGDRFTDEEVDELYREAPIDKKGNFNYIEFTRILKHGAKDKDD from the exons ATG GACTTAACCACCACCATGTcgagcaaaagaacaaagaccAAGACCAAGAAGCGCCCTCAGCGTGCAACATCCAATGTGTTTGCTATGTTTGACCAGTCACAGATTCAGGAGTTCAAAGAGGCCTTCAACATGATTGATCAGAACAGAGATGGTTTCATCGACAAGGAAGATTTGCATGATATGCTTGCTTCATTGG ggAAGAATCCAACTGATGAGTATCTAGATGCCATGATGAATGAGGCTCCAGGCCCCATCAATTTCACCATGTTCCTCACCATGTTTGGTGAGAAGTTAAATGGCACAGATCCTGAAGATGTCATCAGAAATGCCTTTGCTTGCTTTGATGAAGAAGCAACTG GCACCAttcaggaagattacttgagagAGCTGCTGACAACCATGGGGGATCGGTTTACGGATGAAGAAGTGGATGAGCTGTACAGAGAAGCACCTATTGATAAAAAGGGGAATTTCAATTACATTGAGTTCACACGCATCCTGAAACATGGAGCGAAAGACAAAGATGACTGA
- the MYL12B gene encoding myosin regulatory light chain 12B translates to MSSKKAKTKTTKKRPQRATSNVFAMFDQSQIQEFKEAFNMIDQNRDGFIDKEDLHDMLASLGKNPTDAYLDAMMNEAPGPINFTMFLTMFGEKLNGTDPEDVIRNAFACFDEEATGTIQEDYLRELLTTMGDRFTDEEVDELYREAPIDKKGNFNYIEFTRILKHGAKDKDD, encoded by the exons ATGTCGAGCAAAAAGGCAAAGACCAAGACCACCAAGAAGCGCCCTCAGCGCGCAACATCCAATGTGTTTGCCATGTTTGACCAGTCACAGATTCAGGAGTTCAAAGAGGCCTTCAACATGATTGATCAGAACAGAGATGGCTTCATCGACAAGGAAGATTTGCATGATATGCTTGCTTCTCTAG GGAAGAATCCCACTGATGCATATCTTGATGCCATGATGAATGAGGCCCCAGGGCCCATCAATTTCACCATGTTCCTGACCATGTTTGGTGAGAAGTTAAATGGCACAGATCCTGAAGATGTCATCAGAAACGCCTTTGCTTGCTTTGATGAAGAAGCAACAG GCACCAttcaggaagattacttgagagAGCTGCTGACAACCATGGGGGATCGGTTTACGGATGAGGAAGTGGATGAGCTGTACAGAGAAGCACCTATTGACAAAAAGGGGAATTTCAATTACATCGAGTTCACACGCATCCTGAAACATGGAGCCAAAGACAAAGATGACTGA